Proteins encoded by one window of Streptomyces sp. NBC_01571:
- a CDS encoding acyltransferase family protein encodes MTNSLRPNGRQRAPLPPAQQPARGVPGPRSPRDQSAQHATTVPTEAAAPAAKPAAQRDAFFDNAKYLAIVLVAMGHAWEPLKGQSRILEAAYTVVYSFHMPAFIIISGYFSRSFDMRPDRLKRLVTGVAVPYVVFEVSYVLFKRWAAGDTSLPISLLDPWYLTWFLCALFIWRLTTPLWKMVRWPLPVALVVAMLASVSPDIGDDLDLQRVLQFLPFFVLGLIMKPEHFQLARRREVRILSVPVFAAALAVGWWAVPRMNTAWFYHRDSAQELGVPWWVGPVMVFALFGCSLLLTACFFSWVPRRRTWFTALGAGTLYGYLLHGFLVKAGTYWGWFDHAWMHRPLGEIFVTLVAATAVTLLCTAPVRRVFRFAMEPSMDWAFKRDATELARERARAKA; translated from the coding sequence GTGACGAACTCACTCCGACCGAACGGCCGGCAGCGAGCGCCGCTCCCCCCGGCACAACAGCCGGCCCGGGGAGTGCCGGGTCCGCGCTCACCACGGGATCAGTCCGCGCAGCACGCCACGACGGTACCGACCGAGGCCGCCGCCCCGGCCGCGAAACCCGCGGCGCAGCGCGACGCCTTCTTCGACAACGCCAAGTACCTGGCGATCGTGCTCGTGGCCATGGGCCACGCCTGGGAGCCCCTGAAGGGCCAGAGTCGCATCCTGGAGGCGGCGTACACGGTCGTGTACTCCTTCCACATGCCGGCCTTCATCATCATCTCCGGCTACTTCTCGCGCAGTTTCGACATGCGCCCCGACCGTCTGAAGCGGCTGGTGACCGGCGTCGCCGTCCCCTACGTCGTCTTCGAGGTGTCGTACGTCCTCTTCAAGCGCTGGGCCGCCGGCGACACGTCGCTGCCGATCAGCCTGCTCGACCCGTGGTACCTCACCTGGTTCCTGTGCGCGCTGTTCATCTGGCGGCTGACCACCCCCCTGTGGAAGATGGTGCGTTGGCCGCTCCCGGTCGCGCTCGTCGTCGCCATGCTCGCGTCCGTCTCACCGGACATCGGTGACGACCTCGACCTGCAGCGCGTGCTCCAGTTCCTCCCGTTCTTCGTGCTGGGCCTGATCATGAAGCCCGAGCACTTCCAGCTGGCACGCCGCCGTGAGGTGCGCATCCTGTCGGTGCCGGTGTTCGCCGCCGCGCTCGCGGTGGGCTGGTGGGCGGTGCCGCGGATGAACACCGCCTGGTTCTACCACCGCGACAGCGCGCAGGAACTCGGCGTCCCGTGGTGGGTGGGCCCGGTGATGGTGTTCGCCCTGTTCGGCTGTTCGCTGCTGCTCACCGCGTGCTTCTTCTCCTGGGTTCCGCGCCGCCGGACGTGGTTCACTGCGCTCGGCGCGGGCACCCTGTACGGCTATCTGCTGCACGGCTTCCTGGTCAAGGCCGGCACCTACTGGGGCTGGTTCGACCACGCGTGGATGCACAGGCCGCTCGGCGAGATCTTCGTGACCCTGGTCGCGGCCACGGCCGTCACCCTGCTGTGCACGGCACCCGTCCGGCGGGTCTTCCGCTTCGCGATGGAGCCCAGCATGGACTGGGCCTTCAAGCGGGACGCCACGGAACTGGCCCGCGAACGGGCCAGGGCCAAGGCCTAA
- a CDS encoding HD domain-containing protein, with product MTQTLLTLAEIEALARAAHSAQTDKAGRPYAEHLQAVADGVRERGGDDEQIAAAWLHDAVEDDVLSEDWLREAALPARTRDIVLALTKREGEPPESYAKRIRTTPGALLVKASDLAHNGDPARLAVLDEHTRARLTKKYAAMRALLGLPPN from the coding sequence GTGACGCAGACTCTCCTGACCCTGGCCGAGATAGAGGCCCTCGCCCGTGCGGCGCACTCCGCCCAGACCGACAAGGCGGGGCGGCCGTACGCCGAGCACCTGCAGGCCGTCGCGGACGGGGTGCGCGAGCGTGGCGGCGACGACGAACAGATTGCGGCGGCCTGGCTGCACGACGCCGTCGAGGACGACGTGCTCTCCGAGGACTGGCTGCGCGAGGCCGCGCTGCCCGCTCGTACGCGGGACATCGTGCTGGCGCTCACCAAACGCGAAGGAGAGCCCCCGGAGTCGTACGCGAAGCGCATCCGTACGACTCCGGGGGCCCTCCTGGTCAAGGCCTCGGACCTGGCGCACAACGGTGACCCGGCCCGGCTCGCGGTCCTCGACGAGCACACGCGCGCACGGCTCACGAAGAAGTACGCCGCCATGCGGGCCCTGCTGGGCCTGCCCCCGAACTGA